The following proteins are co-located in the Phyllostomus discolor isolate MPI-MPIP mPhyDis1 chromosome 1, mPhyDis1.pri.v3, whole genome shotgun sequence genome:
- the LOC114493325 gene encoding RING-box protein 2-like, which translates to MEDSEEPSAQSSHSGSTGSKSGGGEEPCAQSSDPGSAGSKSEGCEEPCAQSSDPGSAGSKAGEDKMFSLKKWNAVATWSWDVECDTCPVCRVRVIDACLRCQADKKQEDCVVVWGECNHSFHNCCMSLWVKQNSFCPLCHQDWVVKRIGK; encoded by the coding sequence ATGGAAGACAGCGAGGAGCCTAGCGCCCAGTCCTCTCACTCTGGGAGCACAGGCTCCAAGTCGGGAGGCGGCGAGGAGCCTTGCGCCCAGTCCTCTGACCCTGGGAGCGCAGGCTCCAAGTCGGAAGGCTGCGAGGAGCCTTGCGCCCAGTCCTCTGACCCTGGGAGCGCAGGCTCTAAGGCAGGAGAGGACAAAATGTTCTCTCTCAAGAAGTGGAACGCGGTGGCCACGTGGAGCTGGGACGTGGAGTGCGATACATGTCCTGTCTGCAGGGTCCGGGTGATAGATGCCTGTCTTAGATGTCAAGCTGACAAGAAACAAGAGGACTGTGTTGTGGTCTGGGGAGAATGTAATCATTCCTTCCACAACTGCTGCATGTCCCTGTGGGTGAAACAGAACAGTTTCTGCCCTCTCTGCCATCAAGACTGGGTAGTCAAACGAATCGGCAAATGA